The following coding sequences lie in one Vanessa atalanta chromosome 1, ilVanAtal1.2, whole genome shotgun sequence genomic window:
- the LOC125065741 gene encoding uncharacterized protein LOC125065741: MSFEKMEVVNPAEKEASEVLHSLLSVERRSVDSKEAIIVSIPSDQNGGGEYGESAQWHTPVMGQHSVFELGGTQNMQQHNYNGHQEQVLWQGHTIQVENGDGNLQGIPGSYSIEFETNVEGADMDVETKPKVEKKAGTKRKKKMAESDSDEEVLDNKLEDNPTQVKERLKRGCDCKDNCYRGLNPEAVYRHRLNIAELTKSEHDMYLMGITMASLANPAETSRHKVRRRLRACYVYQGRKVCLEAFLYLENVTHYQLKRIRQHVMTHGVAPRIHGNVGKKPYNTFTLDIYKHATNFLKEYLKQHASSPKDVQPSGEGKKASKTVIIQGDSRKHLFEAYKEYGEILEPGVKLMGYSTFRAFMKDQFPHVKFATKKQEIPKDMVPFRSGKCMSYDKNKDPIRIQQEKEKAEAKKAAIEQKKKEEHEREQQAQQQAQQQQQQQQQVQQQQQQQQQQQQVQQVQVQQHQQMQNQGPHVVIHQQQPQQQQQMQQQMLVPQVSQHQQVLTQQVGGVQQVSQQHCVQPLGVSEDSGQPVEMAQQVIPLAVVQQPQQAYIVTPVSHFQTRVQGAWYRH, encoded by the exons ATGTCTTTTGAGAAAATGGAAGTGGTAAATCCGGCTGAGAAAGAAGCGAGCGAAGTCCTGCATTCCCTTTTATCGGTAGAACGACGAAGTGTAGACAGCAAAGAGGCTATAATTGTGTCTATACCATCGGACCAGAACGGCGGCGGCGAATACGGCGAGAGTGCACAATGGCACACCCCTGTGATGGGTCAACATTCTGTATTTGAACTTGGTGGTACTCAAAATATGCAACAACACAATTATAATGGACATCAGGAACAg GTTCTCTGGCAAGGACATACTATCCAAGTGGAAAATGGTGATGGTAACTTGCAAGGGATTCCAGGCTCATATAGTATTGAATTTGAGACAAATGTGGAAGGTGCTGACATGGATGTTGAAACAAAGCCCAAAGTTGAAAAGAAAGCCGGCACAAAACGGAAGAAAAAAATGGCTGAGTCAGATAGTGATGAAGAGGTTCTCGATAATAAACTGGAAGATAATCCAACACAG gtTAAAGAAAGATTGAAACGAGGTTGTGATTGTAAAGATAATTGCTATCGAGGGCTGAATCCTGAAGCTGTATATCGCCATCGGTTAAATATTGCTGAACTGACGAAAAGTGAACATGATATGTATTTGATGGGTATCACCATGGCTAGTTTGGCAAATCCAGCTGAAACATCACGACACAAGGTCAGGAGGAGACTGAGAGCTTGCTACGTGTATCAAGGCAGAAAGGTTTGCTTAGAAGCTTTTTTGTATCTAGAGAATGTTACCCATTATCAGCTCAAACGAATCAGGCAGCATGTCATGACGCATGGAGTGGCCCCAAGAATACACGGAAATGTTGGTAAGAAACCATATAACACATTCACACTTGATATTTACAAACATGCAACAAACTTCTTAAAAGAATATCTTAAACAGCATGCAAGTTCTCCTAAAGATGTACAACCTTCAGGAGAAGGTAAAAAAGCTAGTAAGACTGTTATAATACAAGGTGATTCTAGGAAGCACTTGTTTGAAGCATATAAGGAATATGGGGAAATATTAGAACCAGGAGTAAAACTTATGGGTTACTCAACATTTAGAGCTTTCATGAAAGATCAATTTCCTCATGTTAAATTTGCGACAAAGAAACAGGAAATTCCTAAAGACATGGTTCCATTCCGTAGTGGTAAGTGTATGTCATATGACAAAAACAAGGACCCTATCAGAATACAACAAGAAAAGGAGAAAGCAGAAGCTAAAAAAGCAGCTATCGAGCAAAAGAAAAAGGAAGAGCATGAAAGGGAACAACAGGCACAACAACAAgctcaacaacaacaacagcagCAACAACAGGTTCAACAGCAACAgcagcaacaacaacaacaacagcaaGTTCAACAAGTGCAAGTGCAACAGCATCAACAGATGCAGAACCAAGGACCTCATGTTGTTATACATCAACAACAGCCACAACAGCAGCAACAAATGCAGCAGCAAATGCTGGTCCCGCAAGTGAGTCAACACCAACAAGTGCTGACGCAACAGGTTGGTGGAGTACAGCAAGTATCACAGCAACATTGTGTTCAACCACTTGGTGTGTCTGAAGATAGCGGACAACCAGTTGAAATGGCTCAGCAAGTGATCCCTCTAGCAGTAGTGCAACAACCCCAACAGGCATATATTGTTACTCCCGTCTCACACTTCCAAACAAGAGTCCAAGGAGCCTGGTATAGACATTGA